In one window of Virgibacillus proomii DNA:
- a CDS encoding putative glycoside hydrolase produces the protein MRKRILLLAILSIVLLNVPVIVSANDKTVTAGLHQERQLSLKSLDDKLKRFVYTSDYNFEYPDAVRGIYVTGHSAGGSKFKSLVKLIENTDLNTMVIDIKEDNGYLTFTPEKGSPYEDMAKKYIKNPKKMMQELEEKGIYPIARVVVFKDSVLAKKRPDLSFTKNGQVWVNGKGEAFVNPFEKEVWEYNVQIGKKAAEMGFQEIQFDYVRFPEGFETRDKELDYGLGDYKDIEMDDVKKRVQAVTDFVKYAREELSNYDVDVSVDIFGYAATIEETPGIGQNFSKIASNVDIISSMIYPSHWTSYFGIENPDTEPYKLVSEYAKVENEVLGKLEDSPVSRPWIQDFEAPWLYSGAPKQYGKAEVEAQIKALYENDIHEFLLWNAANVYTENVDYKVGLSE, from the coding sequence GTGCAAATGATAAAACAGTGACGGCAGGTTTGCATCAGGAACGTCAACTTAGTTTAAAATCACTGGATGATAAACTAAAGCGTTTTGTTTATACATCCGATTATAACTTTGAATATCCAGACGCTGTGCGTGGAATTTATGTAACCGGGCACTCTGCTGGGGGAAGCAAATTTAAATCGCTTGTTAAGTTAATAGAGAATACTGACTTAAATACAATGGTAATTGATATTAAAGAGGATAATGGGTATTTAACATTTACTCCGGAAAAGGGGTCGCCATATGAGGATATGGCAAAAAAATACATAAAAAATCCAAAGAAAATGATGCAGGAGCTTGAAGAAAAAGGAATTTATCCGATTGCTAGAGTCGTAGTATTTAAAGATTCTGTTTTAGCTAAAAAACGCCCAGATCTCTCTTTTACCAAAAACGGGCAAGTTTGGGTGAATGGAAAAGGGGAGGCATTCGTTAATCCATTTGAAAAAGAAGTATGGGAATATAATGTGCAGATCGGGAAAAAGGCAGCAGAAATGGGCTTTCAGGAAATTCAATTTGATTATGTTCGATTTCCGGAAGGCTTTGAAACAAGGGATAAAGAATTGGACTATGGTTTAGGCGACTATAAAGATATAGAAATGGATGATGTCAAGAAGCGAGTACAAGCAGTAACAGACTTTGTAAAGTATGCTCGTGAAGAATTGTCTAACTACGATGTCGATGTTTCGGTCGACATATTTGGCTACGCAGCAACTATAGAAGAAACGCCTGGCATAGGGCAGAACTTCTCAAAAATTGCAAGTAATGTTGACATTATTTCTTCGATGATATATCCAAGTCATTGGACTTCTTACTTTGGCATTGAAAATCCTGATACGGAGCCGTATAAGTTAGTTAGCGAATATGCAAAAGTAGAAAATGAAGTATTAGGTAAATTAGAGGATTCTCCAGTTTCTAGACCATGGATTCAGGACTTTGAAGCTCCTTGGTTATATTCTGGTGCACCAAAGCAATATGGTAAGGCAGAAGTAGAGGCACAAATTAAAGCATTGTATGAAAACGATATTCATGAGTTCCTACTTTGGAATGCGGCAAATGTTTATACGGAAAACGTAGATTATAAAGTAGGGCTTAGTGAATAA
- a CDS encoding ammonium transporter codes for MLRKCLFLILLTCFITFPVYAAPTTASLETSINLVWVMLGAILVFFMHAGFAMVEVGFTRAKNSLNILMKNLFTICIGSLLFYFVGYGLMFGTSSSSFIGTNSFMLNNVEDIGFFIFQAMFVATCATIISGAVAERIKLSVYLFIVIAMTAFIYPVVGHWVWQGNGWLTDLGFVDFAGSTVVHLTGATGALIAVLLLGPRLGKYSENKINVIQGHNIPIAALGVFILWLGWFGFNGGSSMDADPAIVPSVIGTTLLSTSASLVTSSFYSKLRFKRVDASLSLNGVLGGLVGITAGCAEISLTGSIIVGVIIILVEGIHFLDTKLQVDDPVGAITVHGICGIWGTLSVGLFSTSTGLFYGHGIAQLGVQAMGVIAVIIWTMTVMGVLLSIVSRITSLRVSKEEEIAGLDFTEHGSNAYEFKEAFFSTDEEPFSHGLRLAERLNNLPKSEEAS; via the coding sequence ATGTTAAGGAAATGCTTATTTCTTATTTTACTCACTTGCTTTATTACCTTTCCTGTATATGCTGCTCCAACGACTGCTTCTCTGGAAACATCGATTAACTTAGTCTGGGTAATGCTTGGCGCTATTTTAGTGTTTTTTATGCACGCTGGATTTGCAATGGTTGAAGTAGGCTTTACACGGGCAAAAAATTCGTTAAATATTTTGATGAAAAATCTCTTCACTATTTGTATTGGATCATTATTGTTCTACTTTGTAGGTTATGGACTTATGTTTGGTACTTCAAGTAGTTCATTTATTGGTACAAACAGTTTTATGTTAAATAATGTGGAGGATATTGGATTTTTTATCTTTCAAGCAATGTTTGTTGCAACATGTGCTACAATCATTTCCGGAGCTGTTGCAGAGCGAATCAAATTAAGTGTCTATCTCTTCATTGTAATTGCGATGACCGCTTTTATTTATCCTGTTGTTGGTCACTGGGTTTGGCAAGGAAATGGCTGGTTAACAGATTTAGGCTTTGTTGATTTTGCCGGTTCAACTGTTGTTCATTTAACTGGTGCAACAGGTGCACTTATCGCTGTCTTATTGTTAGGACCACGACTTGGTAAATATTCAGAAAATAAAATAAATGTTATTCAAGGTCATAATATTCCAATTGCTGCTTTAGGTGTATTTATTCTCTGGTTAGGCTGGTTCGGTTTTAATGGGGGCAGCTCAATGGATGCAGACCCAGCTATTGTTCCTTCAGTTATTGGAACAACTTTATTATCTACCTCAGCTTCACTCGTCACCTCCTCATTTTATTCCAAGCTGCGATTTAAACGAGTCGACGCTTCTTTGTCATTGAACGGCGTACTTGGCGGCTTAGTCGGAATTACTGCTGGATGTGCAGAAATATCACTTACTGGCTCTATTATTGTTGGTGTCATAATTATTCTAGTCGAAGGCATTCATTTTTTAGATACAAAATTACAAGTAGATGATCCAGTTGGAGCAATTACTGTTCATGGAATATGCGGTATTTGGGGAACGCTGTCTGTTGGCTTATTTTCTACATCAACTGGTTTGTTTTATGGTCATGGTATAGCGCAGTTAGGAGTTCAGGCTATGGGGGTAATTGCTGTAATTATATGGACAATGACAGTTATGGGAGTTCTCTTATCTATCGTAAGCAGAATTACTTCCTTACGTGTATCCAAAGAAGAAGAAATTGCCGGCCTTGATTTTACAGAACATGGTTCAAATGCCTACGAATTTAAAGAAGCATTTTTTTCTACTGATGAAGAACCTTTTAGTCATGGCTTACGTTTAGCTGAACGGTTGAACAATCTCCCCAAATCAGAAGAAGCTAGTTAG